The Verrucomicrobium spinosum DSM 4136 = JCM 18804 genome includes a region encoding these proteins:
- a CDS encoding PD-(D/E)XK nuclease family protein produces MAGAKLTFWGWDSPVLHKAVAELSCGWTSGALDLSDTLIIVPTAETVRRLREALAVEAGARDSVVTAPHLWHAALVFQPKATTMPLASPLQERAAWTEVLAKVPLGEMTALFPAAPESQDLTWASAVAETVGTLRKTLGAGGYTLAAGAEALAGLDDPARWSQLARLEELYLETLEAWGLADGESAKQGAAREATLPEGVKQVKVFAVADAPPLFGVWLRHVSEKVPSGIFVQAPAEGRAGFDEIGMPRILSWGDDAGLECPLPHDRMHRVPGAEDQARLSVRLLGELAATGQEVAVGACDPALNSVLEGTLTSQGVRVYNPAGRSARQHGLVQVLRAGWRAARSASWRDWLPFLRLDDVSRALCAETGMLVTKYYEQLDEFDATHLPPTVRDAQSLAGLHEAWAELGQVLSAVVRHAEGWAAETCEGAVRNFLLWLYGETEFDSGREHQKHHGELFGQVVRLAMQMDEGRAAAGASSSPAEAAAWLGLVFDALEEGQLTDLRGEADLVLHGWLELLWEPAPGLVITGFNDEHVPGTLTADPFLPDKAKAALGLPCQATRRARDAYFLKAMAEQRSGSRTLHIVLGRHTAEGDALRPSRLLLDASDDDLPLRVKHLFPAEDEVQAPPRPLRTQAFQLTPPLRKWTRSAISPTALRRYLQCPFRFYLTDVLGMESVSTGLRELSPATVGDLIHQVFKAFADETAVAESRDAGIIAAWLEAELDRRAALYFGAEPLFSVTLQVESLRQRLAAFAEKQAELREQGWRILRAEEKIQADWGVDLGGVILSGKIDRIDRNDKTGMLRVIDYKTSRKKPEEAHHRSARKELLADENQSWKCFDDARGKARCWTDLQLPLYARAVSAKLADGAPVEAAYFLLPATVSEVKTHVWEGLDADLMDAAGDCACEAVRRIRDGVFWPPVEDLRFDDFAELFQGDVMKAVAPPESWLVEKVAEELAL; encoded by the coding sequence TGGCCGAGCTTTCATGCGGGTGGACCAGCGGGGCGCTAGACCTGAGCGACACGCTCATCATCGTGCCCACGGCGGAAACGGTGCGGCGGCTGCGTGAGGCGCTGGCGGTGGAGGCCGGGGCCCGGGACAGTGTGGTGACGGCTCCGCATCTATGGCACGCTGCCCTGGTGTTCCAGCCCAAGGCCACCACCATGCCACTGGCATCGCCTCTCCAGGAGCGGGCCGCCTGGACAGAGGTGCTGGCGAAGGTGCCGCTCGGGGAGATGACCGCTCTGTTTCCCGCAGCCCCGGAATCGCAAGATCTGACCTGGGCCTCTGCGGTGGCGGAAACGGTCGGTACCTTGAGGAAAACGCTGGGGGCCGGGGGCTACACGCTGGCAGCGGGGGCAGAAGCCCTGGCTGGGCTGGATGACCCTGCCCGGTGGAGCCAGCTTGCGCGGCTGGAGGAACTGTACTTGGAGACGCTGGAAGCCTGGGGGTTGGCCGATGGTGAATCCGCAAAACAAGGAGCGGCCAGAGAGGCGACGCTGCCAGAGGGAGTGAAGCAGGTGAAGGTCTTCGCCGTGGCGGATGCGCCACCGCTCTTTGGGGTGTGGCTCCGGCATGTGTCTGAAAAGGTGCCCTCGGGCATCTTTGTACAGGCTCCGGCCGAGGGGAGGGCTGGGTTCGATGAAATCGGGATGCCCCGCATCTTGAGCTGGGGGGATGACGCGGGGCTGGAGTGCCCGCTGCCGCATGATCGCATGCATCGTGTGCCCGGCGCGGAGGATCAGGCCCGCCTGTCGGTACGACTCCTGGGGGAGCTCGCGGCCACCGGGCAGGAGGTGGCGGTGGGGGCCTGTGATCCGGCGTTGAACAGTGTGCTGGAGGGGACCCTGACCTCGCAGGGAGTGCGGGTGTACAATCCGGCGGGTCGTTCGGCCAGGCAGCATGGTCTGGTGCAGGTGTTGCGGGCAGGCTGGCGCGCAGCGCGCAGTGCGTCATGGCGGGACTGGCTGCCCTTTCTGCGGCTGGACGATGTGTCCCGCGCCCTGTGTGCGGAGACGGGCATGCTGGTCACCAAGTACTATGAGCAGTTGGACGAATTCGACGCGACGCATCTGCCGCCAACGGTCCGGGATGCGCAGTCGCTGGCAGGGTTGCATGAAGCTTGGGCGGAGCTCGGCCAGGTGCTGAGTGCGGTGGTGCGCCATGCCGAGGGCTGGGCGGCGGAGACTTGTGAGGGGGCGGTGCGAAACTTCCTGCTCTGGCTGTACGGTGAGACGGAGTTCGACAGCGGCAGGGAGCATCAGAAGCATCATGGTGAACTTTTCGGCCAGGTGGTGCGGCTGGCCATGCAGATGGACGAAGGGCGGGCGGCGGCGGGGGCTTCGTCCTCGCCAGCGGAGGCTGCGGCATGGCTGGGCCTGGTGTTTGATGCGCTGGAGGAAGGGCAGCTCACCGACCTGCGGGGTGAGGCGGACCTCGTGCTGCATGGCTGGCTGGAACTGCTGTGGGAGCCGGCTCCGGGGCTGGTCATCACGGGGTTCAATGACGAACATGTGCCCGGCACGCTGACGGCAGATCCCTTCCTGCCTGACAAGGCCAAGGCGGCGCTGGGGCTGCCCTGCCAGGCGACGCGGCGGGCGCGTGATGCTTATTTCCTGAAAGCGATGGCGGAACAGCGGTCAGGAAGCCGCACGCTGCACATCGTGCTGGGGCGGCACACGGCGGAAGGCGATGCGTTGCGCCCCTCCCGATTGTTGCTGGATGCCTCAGACGACGATCTCCCGTTGCGGGTGAAGCACCTGTTTCCTGCGGAGGATGAGGTGCAGGCTCCGCCACGCCCCTTGCGGACGCAGGCCTTCCAGCTGACGCCCCCCCTGCGGAAATGGACGCGGAGTGCCATTTCCCCGACGGCACTGCGGCGGTATCTGCAATGTCCGTTCCGCTTCTATCTCACCGATGTGCTGGGGATGGAGTCGGTAAGCACAGGGCTGCGGGAGCTTTCACCCGCCACGGTGGGAGATCTGATTCACCAGGTGTTCAAGGCCTTTGCGGATGAGACGGCGGTGGCGGAGAGCCGGGATGCGGGAATCATCGCGGCGTGGCTGGAGGCCGAGCTCGACAGGCGGGCGGCATTGTACTTTGGCGCGGAGCCGCTGTTTTCCGTAACCCTGCAGGTGGAATCGCTGCGGCAACGTCTGGCCGCTTTTGCCGAGAAGCAGGCGGAGCTGCGCGAGCAGGGGTGGCGCATCCTGCGTGCCGAGGAGAAGATCCAGGCTGACTGGGGAGTGGACCTGGGCGGGGTGATCCTCTCGGGCAAGATCGACCGCATCGACAGGAATGACAAGACGGGCATGCTGAGGGTCATCGACTACAAGACCTCTCGGAAGAAACCCGAGGAAGCGCACCATCGCTCAGCGCGCAAGGAACTGCTCGCCGACGAGAACCAATCGTGGAAGTGCTTTGATGACGCCAGGGGCAAGGCCCGCTGCTGGACGGATCTGCAACTGCCACTGTATGCGAGGGCAGTCTCCGCAAAACTTGCAGACGGGGCACCTGTGGAGGCAGCTTATTTCCTGCTTCCCGCCACGGTGAGTGAGGTGAAGACCCATGTCTGGGAGGGGCTGGATGCGGACCTGATGGACGCTGCCGGGGACTGTGCCTGCGAAGCGGTGCGGCGCATTCGGGATGGGGTGTTCTGGCCTCCGGTGGAGGATTTGCGCTTTGACGACTTTGCGGAGTTGTTTCAAGGGGATGTGATGAAGGCGGTGGCCCCGCCAGAAAGCTGGCTGGTGGAAAAGGTGGCGGAGGAACTGGCACTATGA